A window of Mytilus edulis chromosome 10, xbMytEdul2.2, whole genome shotgun sequence contains these coding sequences:
- the LOC139491386 gene encoding short-chain collagen C4-like has translation MLNEGCYGKSEKPCSLKEYLIKQIEKDLVELKSLHVHTHDEYNGHQADTYIRWGRTKCPQGATLVYDGYAAGNHYSISGSGSNYLCLPKNPDWKEYTSGENYGTGKIYGVEYEVFSHKPYPKSFHNQDTPCAVCLTPRSTVLMIPGKITCHEGWHKEFSGYLMSNMSKVRGSEYICVDEKLETVPGGKASRDHSLVFPVEAVCGTLQCPPYVDGREITCIVCSK, from the exons ATGCTCAACGAAGGTTGTTATGGCAAGTCAGAAAAGCCATGCTCTTTGAAGGAATATTtaatcaaacaaattgaaaaggACTTGGTTGAACTAAAGTCTCTGCATGTTCACACACATGATGAGTATAACG GACACCAAGCTGACACATATATTAGATGGGGAAGGACCAAATGCCCACAAGGAGCAACACTTGTTTATGAcg GATATGCTGCTGGTAATCATTATAGCATTTCAGGATCAGGCTCAAATTACCTGTGTCTACCAAAGAACCCGGATTGGAAAGAATATACTAGCGGTGAAAATTACGGAACAGGCAAAATATATGGAGTTGAATATGAAGTATTCAGCCATAAACCCTATCCAAAGAGTTTTCACAATCAAGACACACCTTGtgcagtgtgtttgacaccaagaTCTACAGTTCTGATGATACCAGGAAAAATTACATGCCATGAAGGCTGGCATAAAGAATTTTCTGGTTATTTGATGTCGAATATGAGCAAAGTAAGAGGATCGGAATACATATGCGTTGACGAGAAGTTAGAGACCGTTCCGGGTGGTAAGGCATCACGTGACCATTCCCTTGTTTTCCCAGTAGAAGCTGTTTGTGGCACCTTACAATGTCCACCATATGTTGATGGTAGAGAAATAACTTGTATTGTCTGCTCCAAGTAA